Proteins encoded by one window of Candidatus Scalindua japonica:
- a CDS encoding chemotaxis protein CheD, whose protein sequence is MIVNNNENIVTVGVGDLKIAQSPKVIKTSLGSCVGVVLYDSVQKVGGMLHLMLPNCNERDGKPGKYADTGIPLLLDLMVNKAKSKKSVLTAKIFGGAKMFNVSSEIFDIGKSNIAEAQKILAKYGIRIIASRLGGTKGHQITLDTETGIVQSRIFGEQTEKY, encoded by the coding sequence ATGATAGTAAATAATAATGAAAATATTGTTACGGTAGGCGTTGGTGATTTGAAAATTGCTCAGTCACCTAAAGTGATAAAAACCAGTCTTGGTTCATGTGTTGGTGTAGTTTTGTATGACAGCGTTCAGAAAGTTGGGGGGATGCTTCATTTAATGCTGCCTAACTGTAATGAAAGGGATGGCAAACCAGGTAAGTATGCTGACACCGGGATTCCTTTGTTATTAGACTTAATGGTAAACAAAGCAAAATCAAAAAAGAGTGTACTTACCGCAAAGATTTTTGGCGGAGCAAAGATGTTTAATGTCAGCAGCGAAATATTTGATATAGGAAAATCTAATATTGCTGAAGCACAAAAAATTCTGGCAAAATATGGGATCAGAATAATTGCCTCAAGGTTAGGTGGTACCAAAGGGCATCAGATAACACTTGATACGGAAACCGGCATTGTTCAAAGCCGTATATTTGGAGAGCAAACAGAGAAATACTGA
- a CDS encoding chemotaxis protein CheW, with protein MEAVTENIKNAVHAGKYLTFVLSDEEYGIEILKVREIIGLMDITTVPQTPDYMKGVINLRGKVIPVIDLRLKFSMQEEEHTQATCTIVVEVGNTLIGIIVDSVSEVSDIGSEEIRETPNLGQGIDTNYIMGMGKLKEKLIILLDIDKVLSEGELEMVEEIAAN; from the coding sequence ATGGAAGCAGTGACAGAAAACATAAAAAATGCAGTGCATGCAGGGAAATATTTAACATTTGTCTTGAGTGATGAAGAGTACGGTATAGAAATTCTTAAAGTCAGAGAAATTATTGGTCTTATGGATATTACAACGGTACCACAGACTCCGGATTATATGAAAGGTGTCATTAATCTCAGGGGTAAAGTCATACCGGTAATTGATCTTAGATTAAAATTTTCTATGCAGGAAGAGGAACATACTCAAGCAACATGTACGATTGTAGTAGAAGTCGGCAACACGTTAATTGGAATAATAGTAGACAGCGTCTCAGAAGTATCTGATATTGGCAGCGAAGAGATCCGGGAAACACCAAATCTCGGACAAGGTATAGATACGAACTATATCATGGGCATGGGTAAGTTAAAGGAAAAACTTATTATACTGCTTGATATTGATAAAGTGCTGTCGGAAGGAGAGCTGGAAATGGTGGAAGAGATAGCAGCGAATTAA
- a CDS encoding response regulator, protein MKRVLIVDDASVVRLLIKKVLKAGNFEFAGEAINGKDALSKYKELRPDIVTMDITMPETDGIQATKDIIAFDENAKIIMLSGIDQKEMLWKAMKAGATSYIVKPFENDRILSALNEITESK, encoded by the coding sequence ATGAAAAGAGTATTAATAGTAGATGATGCAAGTGTTGTCAGATTACTAATAAAAAAGGTACTCAAGGCCGGTAACTTCGAATTTGCAGGAGAGGCCATAAATGGAAAAGACGCATTATCAAAGTATAAGGAACTGCGACCTGATATAGTAACAATGGACATAACAATGCCTGAAACAGACGGTATTCAGGCGACAAAGGATATAATAGCATTTGATGAAAACGCAAAGATAATAATGTTATCCGGAATTGATCAAAAAGAGATGTTATGGAAAGCGATGAAAGCTGGAGCGACTTCTTACATCGTAAAACCATTTGAAAATGACAGAATATTGTCAGCTCTGAATGAGATCACTGAAAGTAAATAG
- a CDS encoding flagellar biosynthesis anti-sigma factor FlgM produces MSVDKAAGINHGLIGKILTNQNLAKTEESKKTSSSVFNEGKALNGGDMVEISSEAKELHKMLSGLKSEIKHMPDTREDKIKMAKARIAEGVYDSNDVIKDVAKSIKDSGLV; encoded by the coding sequence ATGTCTGTAGATAAAGCAGCAGGGATTAATCATGGTCTTATAGGCAAGATCTTAACAAACCAAAATCTTGCAAAAACGGAAGAATCAAAGAAAACATCATCTAGTGTCTTTAATGAAGGGAAAGCTTTGAATGGTGGAGACATGGTAGAAATCTCTTCGGAGGCTAAAGAGTTGCATAAGATGTTGTCAGGATTAAAATCAGAAATAAAACATATGCCTGATACCAGGGAGGATAAGATAAAGATGGCTAAGGCACGTATTGCTGAGGGTGTTTATGATAGTAACGATGTTATTAAAGATGTTGCCAAATCTATCAAGGACTCTGGTTTGGTGTAG
- a CDS encoding GGDEF domain-containing protein, which translates to MKYIIISIILIITLLSNAIYLFHGPAAEQKANESENIFTYKTPDNEIWINKNKLALERMRNHYISGSDSIIDSLEAENQHVTPLQQLEPEARKMLTASKNNSPYFFIFNSLIIVSGFIFISLVTLKRKQTEQSETSSHRQTEKIISKIQTTEKSERNQSCYSEQILNKSKEIICEILQIINEHSDNNISPKQGLLDNFAKEQVKKIKTSSTIEDLLTIEEDIKKIIPKHFETTKCLVNTKFNELRAMLNELAEDFGSITEDNTDFSEQIKDSMSHIEKAMKLDEIKQIRKKITLETSSMRKVIAKKQEKDAIIIDSLTHKVKAIKEELASAKKEVLIDGLTQIYNRKAFDKKIGDFFKKKTNMKRPFTLAMVDIDYFKKVNDEFGHTVGDEILKKVARTIKETFRLNDFVARYGGEEFSVMIDRIDSHYIMDVCERLRVAIEEISFMVDSERIPTSASIGIAFSKHSDTPKTLIDRADKALYFAKESGRNTIKSEVDLSETLLETVSN; encoded by the coding sequence GTGAAATACATAATAATTAGTATAATATTAATAATTACACTTTTGAGTAATGCTATTTACCTATTTCACGGTCCTGCTGCTGAACAAAAAGCTAATGAGAGTGAAAATATATTTACATACAAAACGCCCGATAATGAAATATGGATTAATAAGAACAAGCTGGCGCTGGAACGTATGAGGAACCACTACATAAGTGGAAGTGACAGTATAATCGATAGTTTAGAAGCTGAAAACCAGCACGTAACACCGCTACAACAGCTGGAACCTGAGGCAAGGAAGATGTTGACAGCTTCAAAAAACAATTCACCTTATTTCTTCATTTTTAACAGCTTGATTATAGTTTCAGGCTTTATTTTCATAAGCCTTGTAACACTTAAACGTAAACAAACTGAACAATCGGAAACGTCCTCTCACCGTCAGACTGAAAAAATTATTTCCAAAATACAAACGACAGAAAAATCGGAAAGAAATCAATCATGTTATAGCGAGCAGATCCTCAACAAATCAAAAGAAATTATTTGTGAGATACTTCAAATAATTAATGAGCATTCAGATAACAATATTTCGCCAAAACAAGGCTTACTTGATAATTTTGCAAAGGAACAAGTTAAAAAGATCAAGACATCTTCAACTATAGAGGATTTACTCACAATAGAAGAGGACATTAAAAAGATAATTCCAAAACACTTCGAAACCACAAAATGTCTTGTTAATACAAAATTTAATGAATTAAGAGCAATGTTAAATGAATTAGCTGAAGACTTTGGATCAATAACGGAAGACAACACAGACTTTTCAGAACAGATTAAAGACAGTATGTCACATATTGAAAAAGCTATGAAATTGGACGAAATAAAGCAGATAAGAAAAAAGATAACACTGGAAACATCCTCAATGCGAAAAGTAATCGCTAAAAAGCAGGAGAAAGATGCCATCATTATTGACTCATTAACACATAAAGTTAAAGCGATTAAAGAGGAGCTTGCCTCAGCGAAGAAAGAAGTATTGATAGATGGTTTAACTCAAATTTACAATAGAAAGGCATTTGATAAAAAAATAGGTGATTTCTTTAAAAAGAAAACGAACATGAAGCGCCCATTCACCCTTGCCATGGTTGACATAGACTATTTTAAAAAAGTAAATGACGAATTCGGGCATACAGTAGGTGATGAGATACTGAAAAAGGTTGCCAGAACAATCAAAGAAACTTTCAGGTTAAATGATTTTGTAGCAAGATATGGTGGAGAAGAATTCTCAGTTATGATTGACAGGATTGATAGTCACTATATCATGGACGTATGCGAAAGACTACGCGTAGCAATTGAAGAAATAAGTTTTATGGTTGACTCTGAAAGAATACCAACTTCTGCAAGTATTGGAATTGCGTTCAGCAAACATTCAGATACTCCAAAAACATTAATAGACAGAGCTGATAAGGCTTTGTATTTCGCAAAAGAGAGCGGTAGAAATACAATCAAATCAGAAGTTGATCTGTCTGAAACCCTACTGGAGACAGTTTCAAACTGA
- a CDS encoding protein-glutamate methylesterase/protein-glutamine glutaminase, with product MMNNKIKVLIVDDSAVVRKILSGGLSKYNDVEIVGTAPDPFIARNKIIKFKPDVLTLDVEMPKMDGITFLNKLMTHYPIPTIMVSSLTQEGCDAALKALEVGAVDFVAKPTNHLGSDVENVIDELYTKIKHASRSNVIRLNQKRILGCNGNNNRSQINRSQIHSGSRPDNGKNYTVFKGTNKVIFIGASTGGTEALKDVLIKMPPDSPAIAIVQHMPPIFTKAFAERMDSLCSITVKEGKNGDSLLPGQAIIAPGNYHMSIKRNGAMYSIATNQDAPIHHQRPAVDVLFDSASKYVGPNAIGVIMTGMGSDGATGLLKMKESGAKTIAQDEDSCVVFGMPKEAIKLGAADKVVPLHKISENILSFLKN from the coding sequence ATGATGAATAATAAAATTAAAGTATTAATTGTTGATGATTCTGCTGTTGTCAGAAAAATATTATCCGGCGGTTTAAGCAAGTATAATGATGTCGAAATAGTCGGAACAGCACCGGATCCGTTTATAGCCAGGAATAAAATTATTAAATTCAAGCCGGACGTACTTACGCTTGATGTTGAAATGCCAAAAATGGATGGAATCACATTTCTTAATAAACTGATGACACACTATCCTATACCCACAATCATGGTAAGCTCACTTACTCAGGAAGGTTGTGATGCGGCATTAAAGGCGCTGGAAGTTGGCGCTGTAGACTTTGTCGCAAAGCCGACAAACCACTTGGGCAGTGATGTTGAAAATGTAATAGATGAGTTATACACCAAAATAAAACATGCATCCAGGAGCAATGTAATAAGACTCAATCAAAAAAGAATATTAGGGTGCAATGGAAATAATAACCGTTCACAAATAAACAGATCTCAAATACATTCCGGATCTCGACCTGATAATGGAAAAAATTATACGGTTTTTAAAGGCACTAACAAAGTTATATTTATTGGTGCCTCAACCGGAGGTACTGAAGCCTTGAAGGATGTCTTAATAAAGATGCCTCCCGACTCTCCTGCCATAGCTATTGTACAACACATGCCGCCAATTTTTACAAAGGCATTTGCGGAAAGAATGGACTCATTATGCTCTATCACTGTTAAGGAAGGTAAAAATGGTGACAGCCTTTTACCGGGGCAGGCAATAATAGCGCCAGGAAACTATCATATGAGCATAAAAAGAAACGGAGCTATGTACAGCATTGCAACAAATCAGGATGCGCCCATACATCACCAAAGACCCGCGGTAGACGTTCTCTTCGATTCAGCATCAAAATATGTTGGGCCTAATGCAATAGGAGTTATTATGACCGGAATGGGATCTGATGGTGCAACCGGACTGTTAAAAATGAAAGAATCAGGAGCAAAAACTATTGCTCAAGATGAAGATAGTTGTGTTGTGTTTGGTATGCCAAAAGAAGCCATCAAATTAGGAGCTGCTGATAAAGTCGTACCATTACACAAAATCTCAGAGAATATACTATCTTTCTTAAAAAACTGA
- a CDS encoding CheR family methyltransferase, whose amino-acid sequence MQYVLSNQEFELFRSLIYDTCGISLTLSKKELVKARLTKRLINTGLNTFNDYYDYVTKTDKTGRELIHLIDNISTNKTDFFREKKHFDFLNTTLLPALISNKEQRKDKRLRIWCAAASSGEEPYTLAMTVFNHIKSDSEWDVKILATDISTRILQKAIDGTYKTELLKDIPPRITSAHFSKVSVDNINYYRAKDHLKKIITFRRFNLMTEKFPFKNPFDFIFCRNVMIYFDPKTQQRLVAKFYNCLPKRGYLFIGHSETLSKNDNKFNYVQPAVYQK is encoded by the coding sequence ATGCAATATGTTTTATCAAACCAAGAGTTTGAGTTATTTAGAAGTTTAATTTATGACACATGTGGAATTAGTTTGACTTTATCCAAAAAGGAGCTGGTAAAAGCAAGGTTAACAAAACGTTTAATCAATACTGGTTTAAACACGTTTAACGATTATTATGATTATGTTACTAAAACAGATAAAACGGGCAGAGAGTTAATCCATCTGATTGATAATATTTCAACAAATAAAACAGATTTCTTCAGGGAAAAAAAACACTTTGATTTTTTGAATACAACTCTTTTACCAGCTCTTATTTCAAACAAAGAGCAGAGAAAGGATAAGAGGTTGCGTATATGGTGTGCGGCAGCATCTTCAGGAGAAGAACCTTATACTCTTGCCATGACCGTTTTTAACCATATAAAATCTGACAGTGAATGGGATGTTAAAATCCTTGCGACAGATATCTCTACAAGAATATTACAAAAAGCCATTGACGGTACATATAAAACAGAATTGCTGAAAGATATCCCGCCCAGGATTACTTCGGCGCATTTCTCTAAAGTATCGGTTGACAATATAAACTACTATAGGGCAAAAGATCATTTGAAAAAAATAATAACATTCAGAAGATTCAACTTGATGACAGAGAAGTTCCCATTTAAAAACCCATTTGATTTTATCTTTTGCAGGAATGTTATGATCTACTTTGATCCGAAAACCCAACAACGACTTGTCGCAAAATTTTATAATTGCTTACCGAAGAGAGGTTATCTTTTCATTGGACATTCAGAAACATTATCTAAAAACGATAATAAATTTAACTATGTACAACCTGCAGTTTATCAGAAATAA
- a CDS encoding response regulator codes for MESSICPSKLKELIDNTISKLNADCTSLLGRNFGISKPNIEISTLGNLIESNDRNYFLIKSELEESYHGNICTILQLKDAIKIGSILLGSNDAEIKVKLEKEDLDEDCTDGVTEFSGQFSGIIDSVFRNKLSKPVHIKLSSCTTINKDNASDILQDSLSDEYLHLSSLLLIKGFDTGQYNMFFPIESVDEFFGETIHEKTTNVLITDNSVADVRKIKKYLINTPFKVICSTNAKETFTILQKEKIHLILLELNLPLQNGIEICKSIKKTPYTRGIPLVMISGKPTQEAVIESLQAGARDFLVKPFNKEQLLKKINKFKVKEKPATLF; via the coding sequence TTGGAATCAAGTATCTGTCCGTCAAAACTTAAAGAATTAATAGACAACACAATAAGTAAATTAAATGCGGACTGCACCAGTCTTTTAGGAAGAAACTTTGGTATATCCAAACCTAACATAGAAATATCAACTCTCGGTAATTTAATAGAAAGTAATGATAGAAATTACTTCTTGATCAAATCAGAACTTGAAGAGTCTTATCATGGCAACATATGTACTATACTGCAACTAAAGGATGCTATTAAAATCGGCAGTATTCTCCTGGGTTCTAATGACGCAGAGATTAAGGTAAAACTTGAGAAGGAGGACCTTGACGAGGACTGTACTGATGGAGTTACTGAGTTTAGCGGACAATTTTCAGGAATAATTGATTCCGTGTTCAGAAACAAATTATCCAAACCTGTACATATAAAACTTTCATCATGCACAACTATAAACAAAGATAATGCCAGTGATATCCTGCAAGACTCACTTTCAGATGAATATCTACATCTTTCGTCCCTTTTATTGATTAAAGGCTTTGATACCGGACAATACAATATGTTTTTTCCAATTGAATCAGTAGATGAGTTCTTTGGAGAAACGATTCATGAAAAGACGACAAATGTACTTATTACAGATAATTCCGTTGCGGATGTCAGAAAAATCAAAAAATATCTCATTAATACTCCATTCAAAGTCATTTGTTCCACTAATGCTAAAGAAACATTTACTATTCTGCAAAAGGAAAAGATACACTTGATACTTCTTGAATTAAATTTACCATTACAAAACGGGATCGAGATCTGCAAAAGCATTAAGAAAACTCCATATACCAGAGGTATCCCATTGGTAATGATTTCCGGCAAACCAACACAGGAAGCTGTTATTGAATCGTTACAAGCAGGTGCGAGAGATTTTCTTGTCAAACCTTTTAATAAAGAACAACTTTTAAAAAAAATTAATAAATTCAAAGTCAAAGAAAAACCTGCAACTTTATTTTAA
- a CDS encoding response regulator, with translation MTKVLLVDDSAVMRKIIQRNIKETGLIVDEFVEAGDGNQALDKVNANGDLDLILLDWNMPNMSGIEFVKTLRSLNLSKRIPVVMVTTEGSDAKVSEAKDSGADGYLTKPFTGDQLRDTLGDYLLVQ, from the coding sequence ATGACAAAAGTTTTATTAGTTGATGATTCTGCAGTAATGAGAAAAATAATCCAGAGAAATATTAAGGAGACAGGTTTAATTGTTGACGAATTTGTCGAAGCGGGAGATGGTAATCAAGCATTGGACAAGGTTAACGCTAATGGAGATTTAGACCTGATATTACTTGACTGGAATATGCCAAACATGTCAGGAATAGAATTTGTAAAGACGTTGAGATCGTTAAACCTGTCGAAAAGGATACCTGTTGTAATGGTAACCACAGAAGGTTCTGATGCTAAAGTAAGTGAAGCGAAGGATAGTGGCGCGGACGGTTATCTTACAAAACCATTTACTGGCGACCAACTCCGTGACACACTCGGGGACTATCTATTAGTACAATAA
- a CDS encoding chemotaxis protein CheX, whose product MNIGDLEGSIINAIKDATKEAFSTMLMTELHADESFVKNEENVACDLISSLHFFNDKYMVKIALFCDAASACHIAGTMLGMEVSEVDVDVKDAMGEIVNMIAGGAKVKLESRMGELHLLTPWIISARNLKIPSRSDRKTGFIIDSQARFSWVMTKFSFDKGTFIVSVLPNEVPQNSADHSDKDINILQQEIANLKKENLTLRAKFKEVNMVV is encoded by the coding sequence ATGAATATAGGTGATTTGGAAGGTAGTATTATTAACGCCATAAAAGATGCAACGAAGGAGGCGTTCTCCACTATGTTAATGACTGAGTTACATGCTGATGAATCTTTTGTCAAGAACGAAGAGAATGTCGCTTGCGACCTGATATCATCCCTCCATTTCTTTAATGATAAGTATATGGTTAAGATAGCGTTATTTTGTGATGCTGCATCTGCCTGTCATATTGCCGGCACAATGCTTGGTATGGAAGTATCCGAAGTTGATGTGGATGTAAAGGATGCAATGGGTGAAATCGTAAATATGATTGCTGGAGGTGCAAAAGTAAAACTGGAAAGCAGGATGGGAGAATTGCATCTTCTGACCCCCTGGATTATCTCTGCTCGAAACCTGAAAATTCCCTCTCGTTCCGATCGTAAAACAGGATTCATTATAGATTCACAGGCACGGTTTTCGTGGGTCATGACAAAGTTTTCTTTTGATAAAGGTACATTTATTGTAAGTGTGCTGCCGAACGAAGTTCCTCAGAACAGCGCAGATCACTCAGACAAGGATATAAATATACTGCAGCAAGAAATAGCAAACCTTAAAAAAGAGAATCTGACCCTGAGAGCAAAGTTTAAGGAAGTAAATATGGTTGTGTAA
- a CDS encoding chemotaxis protein CheA codes for MSNLNTEVQNTDTANDELTLDIKEDSEIFLEFLSEVLDHLDESESNILSIEDEVCDYEKINAIFRSIHSIKGSAGFLGLINMQRLSHELEALLDKARKGEITITQEIINISLNAIDALRKLRDNLSIKVDRELGNISDTEVSTQEQPINIQEFIDRITSILNGDTKPKEMVTESHNTGSVNVLSGHELQENTKQNPEIDNMEPSGDFWSDKLSEQSEKMFLGEILIDEGTITQEQLDKAIDEGNKKIGEILIEDGATTPEKIEKALNEQKPIGQILAEKGDISEPQLDNALKQQEKKVGEILVEKGIATPDKIDSALKTQQAQRSMKLQSRTVKVDTGKLDNLFDLVGELVIANTLICGEMKSVNNNSASKNLSQLTKITKDIQDQVMSMRMVTLKQTFQKMSRLVRDVSQHSGKNVKFHITGEETELDKNVIEEIADPLVHILRNSVDHGIESEEDRLAKGKPKEGSVTLSAFHRGGNIIIEIKDDGKGLQKERILKKAVDKGLVSKQTSMTDNQIYNLIFAPGLSTADKVTNISGRGVGMDVVRKNIEKLRGKVDVTSQEGVGSTFTIKLPLTLAIIDGIVVNVGDTKYIIPTVSIEESLQPKREEISTVKNQGEVVNIRGNLLSLVRLHKLYDINTTKTVPWESIVVVVEGADGKYGVLVDELLGQQQVVIKSLGDRFKNVKGISGSAILGDGKVGLILDVTGVKEAFVGHN; via the coding sequence ATGAGTAATCTTAATACAGAAGTACAAAACACTGATACTGCGAATGATGAACTTACTTTGGACATTAAAGAAGATTCAGAAATATTCCTCGAATTTTTATCCGAGGTACTTGATCATCTGGATGAATCAGAAAGCAATATTCTCAGCATAGAGGATGAAGTTTGTGATTATGAAAAAATCAATGCAATTTTCAGGAGTATCCATAGTATAAAAGGAAGCGCTGGGTTTCTCGGATTGATAAATATGCAGCGGCTCAGCCATGAACTGGAAGCGCTACTGGACAAGGCACGAAAAGGTGAAATAACCATAACACAGGAAATTATCAATATTTCTTTAAACGCAATAGACGCACTGAGGAAACTCCGGGATAATCTGTCAATTAAAGTAGACAGAGAACTCGGAAATATCTCTGACACTGAGGTATCGACGCAGGAACAGCCTATCAATATTCAAGAGTTCATAGACCGGATAACATCCATACTGAATGGAGATACCAAACCAAAAGAGATGGTAACTGAGTCACACAATACTGGATCCGTCAACGTTTTGAGCGGACATGAATTGCAGGAAAATACAAAACAAAATCCTGAAATTGATAACATGGAACCGTCAGGAGACTTCTGGTCTGACAAACTATCTGAACAATCGGAAAAAATGTTCCTTGGAGAGATACTTATAGACGAAGGAACCATTACTCAAGAGCAACTTGACAAAGCTATCGATGAGGGAAACAAAAAAATCGGTGAAATACTCATTGAAGATGGAGCTACTACTCCCGAAAAAATTGAAAAGGCCCTTAATGAACAGAAACCTATCGGTCAGATTCTGGCCGAGAAAGGTGATATCTCTGAACCTCAGCTTGATAATGCGTTAAAACAACAAGAAAAGAAAGTAGGAGAAATACTTGTAGAAAAAGGTATTGCAACTCCTGATAAAATAGATTCAGCTTTAAAGACACAACAGGCACAGAGAAGTATGAAATTACAATCACGGACTGTCAAGGTAGATACCGGCAAACTGGACAATCTGTTTGACCTGGTAGGAGAACTCGTAATTGCCAATACACTAATTTGTGGAGAGATGAAGTCTGTAAATAATAACAGTGCAAGTAAAAACCTCTCACAATTAACGAAAATTACCAAGGATATTCAGGACCAGGTCATGTCAATGAGAATGGTCACCCTGAAGCAAACATTCCAGAAAATGTCAAGGCTGGTAAGAGATGTGTCTCAACATTCAGGAAAAAATGTTAAATTTCACATCACTGGTGAAGAGACGGAGCTCGATAAAAATGTTATTGAAGAAATTGCCGACCCACTCGTACATATTCTCAGGAATTCAGTAGATCATGGTATTGAGTCGGAGGAGGATAGGCTTGCTAAAGGCAAACCGAAAGAGGGTTCAGTAACATTAAGCGCCTTTCATAGAGGTGGAAATATCATTATAGAGATCAAGGACGACGGTAAAGGCCTGCAAAAAGAGAGAATTCTGAAGAAGGCCGTTGATAAAGGACTGGTAAGCAAACAAACATCAATGACTGATAATCAAATATACAATTTGATTTTTGCACCCGGTCTGTCTACTGCAGATAAGGTTACTAATATTTCAGGTCGTGGTGTAGGAATGGATGTAGTAAGGAAAAACATTGAGAAGCTCCGCGGTAAAGTTGATGTAACTTCACAGGAAGGAGTAGGATCCACATTTACTATCAAACTACCTCTAACATTGGCAATAATAGACGGCATAGTCGTTAATGTTGGCGATACTAAATACATCATACCTACAGTATCCATAGAGGAGTCTCTGCAGCCTAAGAGAGAAGAGATCAGCACCGTTAAAAACCAGGGTGAAGTAGTCAACATCAGGGGAAACCTTTTGTCACTTGTGCGCCTGCATAAACTTTATGATATTAATACTACAAAGACAGTTCCATGGGAATCTATTGTGGTAGTTGTAGAAGGGGCTGACGGGAAATATGGAGTATTAGTCGATGAACTTCTGGGGCAACAACAGGTTGTAATCAAAAGCCTGGGAGACAGGTTCAAAAATGTGAAAGGTATTTCAGGAAGTGCTATACTAGGCGACGGAAAAGTTGGTTTAATTCTGGATGTCACTGGGGTGAAAGAAGCATTTGTCGGGCACAACTAA
- a CDS encoding multicopper oxidase domain-containing protein: MIHFKANLISNAGNSSKLSCLIIAIMGFIFLLTVLVNAEETIIPGNAEMEAGFVKLHNKRQIEKEFHLYATDAYRRMSDGEVIYFWGFTHARAYADVGEITTREERDAKLLPLNLPGDELRLKSGKNYVIALHNAGWYETEEHSGINNVAHTIHFHGLDLIPYVDGVPKLPYPAVYPGEVFRYLLTIPKDIEGSYMGHCHVDSTNHIMAGMYFPLIIEKKPNQIYGYEFDREYTIFLSEIDSEYMEMLRTLGHIRRGLDWKSNYFMINGRIFADNLKNPLSTVNDPRSRIVAYDGETVLIRLMAIGYDHIYAWHPHAHHGKTIGKDGRKLKSPYEHDTQLIGSGERYDILYKIPPATSKRVCLSCNIGPGISVAHDHNMKGMVSAGVYPHGAMTIFDIRSRNPENQK; this comes from the coding sequence ATGATACATTTTAAAGCAAATTTGATTAGTAATGCTGGTAACTCCTCTAAATTAAGCTGTCTGATAATAGCAATAATGGGTTTTATTTTTCTTCTCACAGTGTTAGTTAATGCAGAAGAAACGATAATCCCAGGAAATGCAGAAATGGAAGCCGGATTCGTCAAACTACATAATAAGCGACAAATAGAAAAGGAGTTTCATCTTTATGCCACAGACGCTTACAGGAGAATGTCCGACGGAGAGGTTATCTATTTCTGGGGTTTTACTCATGCAAGAGCTTATGCTGACGTCGGAGAAATTACGACCAGAGAGGAGAGAGACGCAAAATTATTACCACTGAACTTACCCGGCGATGAATTACGTCTGAAATCAGGCAAAAATTATGTTATCGCCCTGCACAATGCCGGCTGGTATGAAACGGAAGAACATTCCGGCATTAATAACGTTGCACATACCATTCATTTTCATGGATTAGATCTAATTCCATATGTTGATGGTGTACCAAAATTGCCATACCCGGCAGTATATCCAGGTGAGGTATTCAGATATCTGTTAACAATACCAAAAGATATTGAGGGTTCATATATGGGTCACTGTCATGTAGATTCAACTAATCATATTATGGCTGGTATGTATTTCCCGTTAATTATTGAGAAAAAACCTAATCAAATCTATGGTTATGAATTTGATAGAGAATATACCATTTTCTTAAGTGAAATAGACAGCGAATATATGGAAATGCTCAGAACCCTTGGACATATAAGACGGGGTCTTGACTGGAAATCAAATTATTTTATGATCAACGGAAGGATTTTTGCGGATAATCTGAAAAACCCACTATCTACAGTTAACGATCCAAGGTCCAGGATTGTAGCTTATGACGGCGAGACTGTATTGATAAGACTAATGGCCATAGGATATGATCACATCTACGCGTGGCATCCTCACGCACATCACGGAAAGACTATCGGTAAGGACGGAAGAAAATTAAAATCCCCTTATGAACATGATACGCAACTTATTGGCTCGGGAGAGAGATATGATATCTTGTACAAAATCCCACCCGCTACTTCTAAGAGGGTATGTTTGTCCTGTAATATTGGACCAGGCATAAGCGTTGCTCATGATCATAATATGAAGGGTATGGTTAGCGCGGGTGTATATCCACACGGAGCTATGACAATTTTTGATATAAGATCAAGAAACCCTGAAAACCAGAAATAA